AATCCTCCAGCACGCTCTCCAGAAGCCCGGCATTCTGCTCCAGCGTCTCCTGCGACATGATCTCGCCGAGGCGTTCCGGCGGTTCCTGCAGCAGGGCACGCGGCGGGAATTCATAGCCGGATGCGTGGATCCTTTCGGGCCTCGCGGCCAGGCGCGGCGACGGCAGAACCGCGGCGACGGGCGGCGTGCGCTGCGGCGCTGGTGCTGTCTGAGGGGCTGATGCAATTTGAGGGGTTGGCGTGACCTGAGTGGCTGGCGCGGGCTGAGGTGCCAGCATGACCGGTGCCTCGACAATAATGCGCCTGGGCTTTTCCAAGGACGGGGCGGCCGCAGGGTGCACGGCAACCTTCGTGGAGACCGCGGCGGGCTGCGGGGCCGGGCGGGAGGCGACGGGAGCGGTTGCCGGCCGGCCGGGGCGCCATTCCATGATCCGGAACAGCGACGTGATCGATTCGGGCGAGGTCTCGGTCTTCGGGAACGATATCAACGGCGGCGCGCGAACCGGCTCGGCCTCTTCGAAGGCCATGACTTCCCAGAAGGCGAAATCCGAAATGGAAGAAAGCTCGGCGCTGGCGCGGAAAGCCGGCGCGCCGGGCTCGTCAAGCAAAGGTGACTGCTGCAGTTCGACCCTCTGCGGTGCTACGGAAATTTCGTCCGGCCCTGGCAGATAGATATCGAACGGCACATCGACGGCAACCGGCTCTATCCGTATCGCCTGCTGTCCAATCTGCGAATCATCGCGAACGGGCTCATTCGGCGCGCGCCGCCTGCTGATCAGCGTTTCCGGCGTGCGGGTGAAACGGACATTCGGGGCGAGGGAAAAGTTGCTCTGCCAGATGGGTGCCGCCGGCTTCTCCCCTGGGTTTTCCTCCGGAAGGTCCGTTTCAATCTCGCTGGAAAAATCTCCGGCATCCGTCAAATTGGTTCTGGGAAAACGCATGCGTCCGCTACTCACTCATGCTTTGCAAATTACGACCCTACCGGGATAGAAAAGGAAGGTTAATAAGTTCCTTCCTGCCGTATCGTTCCGATACGACTCCGGGAGAGAAATCGCTGCACTTTCAATGAGTTCTGGCGGCGAGAAAAATCTTTGCGATTTTTGGGGAGGCGCTCTAAAGCGCGTCGCAATCTTTCAGATTCGCTGCTGCCGCTTTAGGCTTTATTTCCACGCATGTCGTTGTCGCAAAACCGCTGCACACTTTTGCGCGACATGCTTTAGTGCGCCTCGTCCCAATTGGTGGCGGCGCGGGCATCGACCCTTAGCGGCACGCGCATTTCCAGCGCCGGCATGGTGGCGTTTTCCATGACCGAGACGATTGTTGGCATCGCCTTTTCGACATCCTCGTCCTCGACCTCGAAGATGAGTTCGTCATGCACCTGCAGCAGCATGCGGACGCGATCGGCAAGGCCGACTTCAACAAGTGCCGGCTCTATCTTGATCATTGCCCGGCGAATGACGTCGGCAGCCGAGCCCTGGATCGGCGCGTTGATCGCCGCACGCTCGTTAAAGGCGCGCACGGAAGGATTGGACGAGCGGATTTCGGGATAGTTGATGCGGCGACCGAAGATCGTCTCGACATAACCCTTGTCGCGCGCCATGGCCTTTCGGCTTTCCATATAGTCGCGGATGCCGGGGAAACGCTCGAAATACTTCTTGATGTAGTCGCCGGCTTCCGAACGCTCGATCGAAAGCTGATTGGCGAGGCCGAAGGCCGAGATGCCGTAGATGATGCCGAAATTGATTGCCTTGGCGCGGCGGCGCACCTCGCCCGGCATGCCTTCCACCGGCACGCCGAACATTTCCGACGCCGTCATGGCGTGGATGTCGACGCCATCTTCGAAAGCCTTGGTCAGCTGCGGGATCTCGGCGACATGGGCAAGCACGCGCAGTTCGATCTGGCTGTAGTCGGCGGAGATCAGCTTGTGGCCAGGCGTCGAGATGAAGGCGGTGCGGATCTTTCGGCCTTCTGCGGTGCGAACCGGAATATTCTGCAGGTTCGGCTCGGAGGAGGACAGGCGCCCCGTGGTCGTCGATGCCAGCGAATAGGAGGTGTGGACCCGCTTGGTCTCCGGATGGACATAGCCGGGGAGCGCGTCGGTATAGGTGGATTTCAGCTTGGTGAGCTGGCGCCAGTCAACGATCTTGCGCGGCAGCTCCAAACCGGCGGCGGCCAGATCCTCGAGCACCTGCGCGGAGGTGGACCATTGCCCCGTTTTCGTCTTGTTGCCGCCGGCAAGGCCCATCTTGCCGAACAGGATATCGCCCAGCTGCTTCGGCGAGCCGATGTTGAACCGCTCGCCGGCCAGCACGTAGATCTCGTCCTCGAGCCTTGCTGCACCCTGGGCCAGTTCGCCGGAGAGGCGCGACAGGATCTGCCGGTCGACGGTGATGCCGCGCGCTTCCATGCGTGCCAGTACCGGCAACAGCGGCCGCTCCAGCCGTTCATAGACGCTGGTCAATCCCGCCGCCGCCAGCCGGGGCTTCAGCACCAGCCAGAGGCGCAGCGTCACGTCGGCATCTTCGGCGGCATAGTGGGTGGCGCGGTCGATATCGACCAGATCGAAGGTGACGTTCGCCTTGCCGCTGCCCGCCACGTCCTTGTAAGGAATCGGGGTATGGCCGAGGAATTTTTCCGAGAGCGGGTCCATGCCATGCGCGCCGGTGCCGGCGTCCAGCACGTAGGAGATCAGCATCGTGTCGTCGAAACTCCTGGTCTCGATGCCATAGCGCTTCAACAGCAGGTAGTCGTATTTCAGATTCTGGGCGACCTTGAGAACCGCTTCGTCCTCCAGCAATGCCTTCAACCGCGGCAGGGCATCGCCCATCGGGATCTGGTTTTCGGCAAGGCCGCCGCCGAGCAGATCGCCGACGCCGTTCTTATGGACAAGCGGCACATAGGCGGCGCGGATCTTCGTGCCGGTGGGATCGGCCGTATTGTCGGCGATCGCCAGCGAAAAGCCGACGAGTTCGGCCTGCATCGCATCCAGCGACGTGGTCTCGGTATCGAAAGCAACGAGGCCGGTCGCGCGCGCATCGGCGATCCAGCGGTCGAGCGTTGCCAGGTCGCGGATCGTGACATAGGCCGAATGATCGAAGGGCAGCGTCGCAAAGGCCTCGGCCCGAGCGTTGGCAAGATCGGCGGGCGAAAAGGCGCCTTCGACGGCGGTCTTCGCCTTCGCGCGCGGCGGCAGCGGCACGGATTCACCCGAAACGTCGGGGATGCCGCCGGCAACGGGCTCGGGCTCGGCCGCATCGAGATCCGGGCCGCGGGCCGTCTCACCCCATTCGGTGCGGACGATCGCCGGTTCGATGGCGCCGGCATCGCAAGCGCAGGCTTCGGCGACGCGGCGCGTCAGCGTGGTGAATTCCATCGTCTTCAGGAAGCCTATCAGCTTCGGGCCGTTCTGCGGCTCCAGCACCAGCGCGTCGAGATCGAGATCGAGTGGCACATCGGTGCGCAGCCGCACGAGGTCGCGCGAGAGCCTGGCCATGTCGATATTGGCGAGGATCGTCTCGCGGCGCTTGACCTGCTTGATCTCGGCGGCGCGTTCGAGCAGCGTATCAAGATCGCCGTATTCCTCGAGAAGCTGGGCGGCGGTTTTCGGGCCAATGCCGGGAATGCCGGGAACATTGTCGACCGAATCGCCGGTCATCGCCTGCAGATCGATCATCTTTTCCGGCGGCACGCCCCATTTCTCGATGACATCAGGAATGCCGATCTGCTTGTCCTTCATGCTGTCATACATGTGGACATTGGGGCTGACGAGCTGCATCAGATCTTTGTCGGAGGAGACGATGGTGACATCGGCGCCAGTCGCTTCGGCCTGGCGGGCGTAGGTGGCGATGATGTCGTCGGCCTCGAAGCCTTCGGTCTCGATGCAGGGCAGATTGAAGGCGCGGGTCGCCTCGCGGATGAGGCCGAATTGCGGGATGAGCTCTTCCGGCGGCGCAGATCGGTTCGCCTTATAGGCGTCGTAGAGATCCTTGCGAAACGTCCTGGCGGAATAGTCGAAGATGACGGCAAGATGGGTCGGCGTCACGCCGACATCGGTATTGCGCGCATCCCTCAGCAGCTTCCACAGCATGTTGCAGAAACCGGACACAGCGCCGATCGGCAGGCCGTCGGTCTTGCGGGTCAGCGGCGGCAATGCATGAAACGCCCGGAAGATGAATCCGGAACCATCGACTAGGAAGAGGTGATCGCCTTTTTTCATGCGTGCATGGATAGCGCGGGCATGGGACGAGGTCCATATAGAGTTCGGCATAAAATTCGGCGCGCGGAAAGGATTATGGCGTTCGGAGCGTCACACAGCGCCGCACGTCTTTTCGGACGCGCAAAGGACGCAGAGCACTTGGCGTTGCTGCATAATTTTATCCTTCCATCGATTCCGATCTCAGGAATTGTACGGCACGGATTCCGGCTCACCAAACTGTTACCGATTTGTAACCACGGCCCTCCCTTGAAAAACCACATTCTGAGCCACAAATCGATGTCACCGGCGCTTGATTGCGTCGCGGGTCTGATCACCGGCTTGTCCCCCGCCGCGTCAGGCTTGGACAAAGGCCTTATCCCCCTCTCCGGGCCTTTGTCCCCACTTTAAAGTCGCCATGGCCAACCTCCAGGCCATGGCGACTTTTGTTTTACCAGGCACTCGAAATTCTGATCGCCGCTTGCATGTTTAGGAGCATCGTATGCGATTTGCTGCATTGTCTCCGGCATGGTTTTGAGCCTAACTTGCAATCATGGGATTTAACCGCATGGATTCGGGAGCCTACCTTGCCAGCCAGCTGGCGAAAGGGTTTGCCCGCTCGCTGCACCAGCGCGCGGTTGGGCTCGGTTTTTCTCCGGGCCAGTTCCCCATTCTGCTGGAACTCTGGGCCGAGGACGGGCTGACCCAGAAACAGCTTCTCGAGCGGGTCGATATCGAACAGGCGACCATGGCCAATACGCTTTCGCGCATGGTCCGAGACGGGTTGATCGAACGCCGGCCGCATCCATCCGACAAGCGGGCGCAACTGCTCTTCCTGACGCCGAAGGCCCGCGCCATGGAGGCCGAGGCAATCGAGACCGCGCGCGAGGCCGACCTTGCGCTGTTTAAAGGGTTTCGAGTTTTCGAGCGCGAGCTGACACTCGAATATATCCGCCGGCTTCTGGAAAACGCCAAGGCGCTCTGACCACTGCATAATTCCTTAAATCGGAATCGACAGCGTCCTTTGCGCGTCTGAAAAGACGCGCGGCGCTGTAAGATCACTCGCCAGCACACTGTGCGCGTCGCAGCGACGGCGCGCCGGTTTCGATCTGTGCGGTCAGGGCGTTTTCGTGGGCGGCAAGCTTGATGCTCGGCTCGATATCCGGCTTGCCGAGTAAAAGGCCCTGTACTTGCGTGCAGCCTTCCTCGACGACGATCCGGCGCTGCATCTCGGTTTCCACGCCCTCCGTCACGACAGGCATGCCGAGGCTATGACCTAGGCCGATGATGGCGCGCACGATCGAGCGCGCCGCCGCATCATGTTCCAGCACTCCGGTGAAACTGCGGTCGACCTTGATCTTGTCGAAAGGGAATGAACGCAGGTTGGAAAGCGAAGAAAAACCGGTGCCGAAATCATCCATGACGATGTGAACGCCGAGCTTGTGCAGCCGCAATAGTGTCGTCATCACCCGGTCGCGATCGCGAATGAGGGCCGCCTCGGTGATCTCGAGCTCCAGCCGGCCGGGCGCAAGCCCGGTTTCGGCGAGGATCGCCTCGATCCGCTCGCAGAGGTTCGGCAGCATGAATTGCACCGGCGAGAGATTGACGGCGATCATCAACGGCAGCGGCCAGCGCACAGCCTCCCTGCAGGCCTGCTGCAACACCCATTCGCCGAGTTGGACGATCGAGCCGCTTTCCTCGGCGATCGGGATGAAGATATCGGGCTCGGTCAAGCCGTGACCTGGCCGGTTCCAGCGCATCAGGGCCTCGTAGCCGCCGATCTCGCCGCTCAGCGCATCGAGGATCGGCTGATAGTCGACATGGATCTGATTACGGATGATCGCATGGCGCAGTTCGCTTTCGATCTGGCGGCGGTTCCGTGCCGCCTTATCCATGTCCGCGTCGAAGAAACAGACCTTGCCGCGACCGTCATGCTTGACGCGGTAGAGTGCAGTATCGGCATTGTTGCAGAGTTCTTCAGCAGCAGCGCCATCCGCGGGATAGATTGCAATGCCGACGCTGACGCCGACGGCGGTCGGGTCGCGCGCCGTGTCCATCTCGGCGGCGAATTCGTCGAGGATCGCCGCCGCAAGCTTTTGCGCCGCCGCCGGCTGCTGCCCGGCGGGCTGAATGATGGCGAATTCATCGCCGCCGAGGCGGGCGATCGTATCGCTCTCATCGGCCACGCGGCGCAGGATCGAGGCGACCTTGCGGAGAATACGGTCGCCTTCGGCATGACCGAAGATATCGTTGACGGCCTTGAAGCGATCGAGGTCGAGATAGAAGAGGGCAACCTCGCTGTTCTTTCGTTCGGCCATCTGCAGCGCCTGCCGGATGCGGGTATCGAACAGCGACCTGTTCGGCAGATCGGTGAGCACGTCGTGGTGGGCGAGATGCTCGATCATCTCCTCGGCCTGCCTGCGCTCGGTGAGATCACGCACCGCCAGCACCTCGCAGTTGTGCCCGCGATAGACGATCCTGCTCGCGGTCACTTCGACGGCGATCTCCCTGCCGTCCCTGGTGTTGAGCAGCGTCTCGCTGGGTCTGTTCTGCCCAGTTCCCTGAATAGCAGTCAAAACAGCCGAGGGCGCCTTGCCGGCAAGACCGGCAAGCTTCCAGCCGGAGAGCCCCTGGAAGCGTTCATTGGCATCGATGATCCGGCCTTCCCGCAGGATCAGCAGCCCTTCCTGTGAGGCATTCGCGAGCCCCCTCAGATCCGTCAGGTGGCTTTCGATAAAGACCACCGCCAGCGCGATCAGAATGAGCGCCGTCGCCGCCACAACGACGATCGCAGCAAGCAGGCTGGCGTCGAGCACCGTTGCCGGAACTTGCTTGCCGGGATCCGGCACGAGCGTGATGCTAGCCATCGAGATGAAATGGAGCGCGCAGATCGCGAGGACGAAACTGATTGACGAGGCGAGGAGCCGCCTCAGTCCCTTCAATTGGAAAAATGCGTGGAAGGCGGCGCTCGACAACAGCGCTCCTGCGAGAACCGCACTCAGCGTCATGGAGGGATCATAAAGAATTGCCGCCTGCGTTTCGATCGCCTGCATGCCGGTCAGGTGCATGGAGGCGATGCCGAGCGCCATCAGGACGCCGCCGCGGATGCGAGAAAACCTGCCGCGGCTTTCCGAAGCGACGAGGATCGCCGCCCACGAACCGGCAACCGACAGGAGGAAAGAAAGCGCCGTCAGGCCCAGTTGGTAGCCGATCGGCATGCCGCCGTCATAGGCCAGCATTGCGATGAAGTGCGTTGCCCATACGCCGGTGCCGAAAGCGAAAGCCGAGGCGCCGATCCAGAGCTTGCGCCGCCCGGCATCGCATTCCTGAGCGCGGGAAAGCAGCAGCATAGCCGCCATAGCGCCGACCAGGCAGACGGCGGCCGCCGCAAGCACCAGCCGCCAATCGTGGTTGTCCCGAATACATGTAATGACCGAAAACATCTGCCCCTCCCACAGCTGAATTCGGTCAGGCTATTTAGGTTGTGCTAAATAACTGTAAATTGAATTAGAAATCTCTTCTATATTATCCAGCAAATCTTCCTGATATTGATCTTTGACCGACGGGCCTTTCGCGCCGCCGATTTTTGTTTTTCCGCCTCGCCTGCTTTTCTGGTTTGGTCTATCGTCCGGCCGAATTTCAAAAGAGGAGTCGAAAATGACCGATATCAATCAGGTGCTTGAGCGCGCGGATCAGAACCTTCCATCGAGCCTCGAAAAGCTGTTCGAGCTTCTGCGCATCCAATCGATTTCCACCGATCCCGCCTATAAAGCCGAATGCCGGAAGGCCGCCGAATGGCTCGTCGCCTATCTCGGGACGCTCGGCTTTACGGCCTCGCTGCGCGATACGCCTGGCCATCCGATGGTGGTCGCCCACCATGCCGGCGCTTCCGCCGATGCGCCGCATGTTCTCTTCTACGGCCATTACGATGTTCAGCCGGTCGATCCGATCGAGCTCTGGGAAAACGACCCGTTCGAGCCATCGATCAAGGATGTCGGCGAGGGCCGCAAGATCCTGACCGGCCGCGGCACCTCCGACGACAAGGGCCAGTTGATGACCTTCGTCGAGGCTTGCCGCGCCTATAAGGAGATCAACGGCGCGCTTCCCTGCCGCATCACCATCCTCTTCGAGGGCGAGGAGGAATCCGGCTCGCCGTCCCTGAAGCCCTTCCTCGAAGCCAATACCGCCGAGCTCAAGGCCGATTATGCGCTGGTCTGCGATACCGGCATGTGGGACCGCAACACGCCGGCGATCGCCGCGGCGCTGCGCGGCCTCGTCGGCGAGGAAGTGATCGTGACGGCCGCCGACCGTGACCTGCATTCCGGTCTCTTCGGCGGCGCGGCCGCCAATCCGATCCACATTCTCGTCGAGGCTCTTGCCGGCCTGCATGACGAGACGGGCCGCATCACGCTTGACGGCTTCTATGATGGCGTCGAGGAAACGCCTGACAACATCAAGGCCTCATGGGAGACGCTCGGCAAGACCGCGGAGAGCTTCCTCGGCGAAGTCGGCCTTTCCATTCCATCGGGTGAAAAAGGCCGCTCGGTGCTGGAACTCACCTGGGCGCGGCCGACCGCCGAAATCAACGGCATCTGGGGCGGATATACCGGCGAAGGCTTCAAGACGGTGATCGCCGCCAAGGCTTCGGCGAAGGTTTCGTTCCGGCTTGTCGGAACGCAGGATCCGGCGGCCATCCGCGAGGCTTTCCGCAGCTATATCAGTGCGAAGATTCCCGCTGATTGCTCGGTCGAGTTCCATCCGCATGGCGGCTCGCCGGCGATTCATCTTTCCTATGATTCGCCTGTTCTCACCAAGGCGAAGAACGCGCTTTCCGACGAGTGGCCGAAGCCCGCCATCGTCATCGGCATGGGTGGGTCGATCCCGATCGTCGGAGATTTCCAGAAGATGCTCGGCATGGAATCGCTGCTCGTCGGCTTCGGCCTCAGCGACGATCGCATCCACTCTCCGAACGAGAAATACGAGCTCGTCTCCTACCACAAGGGCATTCGCTCCTGGGTGCGGATACTTCGGGCGCTCGCTGCCTGAAGGAAAAGGCGCGGCTTCCATCAAGCTGCGCCACGCAAAGTCGCGACAAACAAAAAGGCCGGTTCGACCCGGCCTTTCGTCATCCGCTCATCTCAGTGCCAGTTCATCCGTGGTCAAGGAGCAAGCAGGTATTGCAGTGAGACTGCCGCCGAAAGGTTAACGAACCGTTAACAGTACCGGCCTTGCCGGAAGCACCATCGCGGCTCCAAGGCGCGGACAGACATTTCGCCGTTCAAGCTGCGTTCATCGCGAACGACATATAAGCCATTGAAAGATAAGACGAATGATGACGCCCTGACAGCTGCGGGCGATCGCTCTGTCTTTTGTTTCAATGGCATATGCCAAGGAAACGCGGCCAAGCGCTGCCTGAAAAACGTGCCAACAAGGACTGAGAAGCGTGAAAAATCTCTTTGTTAAAATCGCAGCCGCCGGCATGCTTATGCTGGCGCCCGCCATAGCGCAGGCCGCCGAGGGCTACTCGACGGCGAACGTCAACATGCGTGCCGGTCCGAGCACCCGATATCCTGCCGTCGCCGTCATCCCCGCCGGTTCTTCCGTCGAGATCCGCGGATGCCTTTCCGAGGTCAATTGGTGCGACGTCGAATTCTACGGCGGCCGCGGCTGGGTTTCCGGCCAGTATGTGCAGGCCCTCTACCAACAGCGCCGCGTCTATGTCGGCCCGCAATATTACCGTCCGCTCGGCATTCCGATGATTCGCTTCAGCGTCGACAATTATTGGGACCGCTATTACCGCAACCGTGATTTCTATCGCGACCGTGACCGCTGGAGCCGCGGCCCGGATTATTACTACCGCGACCGCGACAATCGGGATCGCGACCGCGATCGGGATAACCGGGATCGCGACCGTAACTGGCGCGAGCGGGATGGCGACCGAGATGGGCGCGACCGCGATCGTGACTGGCGCGACGACAATCAAAGGGACGATCGGCAAAGGGACGATCGGCAAAGAGGTGAACGGCAGAGGGACGACCGGAGAGGCGATGATCGCAGGCCGGACCGCAGGAATTTTGATTGCCGCCCCGGCGATCCCTCTTGCGACGAATGAAACAGAAAGGGACGCAGCGACGTCCTCTTCCGAGGCTTGAAGCCAAGGGAAAACGCCCAAGAAAAAGCCCGGCGCTCCCTTGGGAGGGATGCACCGGGCCTGATGTCGATCGGCACGCGTTGAGGGGAGACGGCCGATCATTCGCGGGACGTGAGGGGCTGTCCCGCTTCTTCATAAACAATCGCGAAGCCTATTGGTTCCGCCTGCCGCATAATTCCTTGAAGCAGAACCGATTTGAGGAAACACTCTGCGGCAATTCAATGTGTTACAGCCTCTTTTATGTCTCTCGAAAAGACGCGCGGCGCGGCAATCTACGTCGTATAGCACGTAACTCACGCCACGCACTTCGGGCCTTTGTTTTCACGACGCATGCCGCTTTGCCGGCGAGCGCAAGACAGGAGCCGCGGGGGAAGCATCGATCCTCGAAAGCGATCACCGACAATTTGACGTGAAGCCATCGCGAGGCACTTGTTTTGCGAGATTCTTTATTGCAGTTTTGTGAAGTTGCGGATTGATTTTGATCCGTTCGAGGC
The nucleotide sequence above comes from Rhizobium indicum. Encoded proteins:
- a CDS encoding MarR family winged helix-turn-helix transcriptional regulator, with the translated sequence MDSGAYLASQLAKGFARSLHQRAVGLGFSPGQFPILLELWAEDGLTQKQLLERVDIEQATMANTLSRMVRDGLIERRPHPSDKRAQLLFLTPKARAMEAEAIETAREADLALFKGFRVFERELTLEYIRRLLENAKAL
- a CDS encoding dipeptidase, which produces MTDINQVLERADQNLPSSLEKLFELLRIQSISTDPAYKAECRKAAEWLVAYLGTLGFTASLRDTPGHPMVVAHHAGASADAPHVLFYGHYDVQPVDPIELWENDPFEPSIKDVGEGRKILTGRGTSDDKGQLMTFVEACRAYKEINGALPCRITILFEGEEESGSPSLKPFLEANTAELKADYALVCDTGMWDRNTPAIAAALRGLVGEEVIVTAADRDLHSGLFGGAAANPIHILVEALAGLHDETGRITLDGFYDGVEETPDNIKASWETLGKTAESFLGEVGLSIPSGEKGRSVLELTWARPTAEINGIWGGYTGEGFKTVIAAKASAKVSFRLVGTQDPAAIREAFRSYISAKIPADCSVEFHPHGGSPAIHLSYDSPVLTKAKNALSDEWPKPAIVIGMGGSIPIVGDFQKMLGMESLLVGFGLSDDRIHSPNEKYELVSYHKGIRSWVRILRALAA
- a CDS encoding bifunctional diguanylate cyclase/phosphodiesterase, which translates into the protein MFSVITCIRDNHDWRLVLAAAAVCLVGAMAAMLLLSRAQECDAGRRKLWIGASAFAFGTGVWATHFIAMLAYDGGMPIGYQLGLTALSFLLSVAGSWAAILVASESRGRFSRIRGGVLMALGIASMHLTGMQAIETQAAILYDPSMTLSAVLAGALLSSAAFHAFFQLKGLRRLLASSISFVLAICALHFISMASITLVPDPGKQVPATVLDASLLAAIVVVAATALILIALAVVFIESHLTDLRGLANASQEGLLILREGRIIDANERFQGLSGWKLAGLAGKAPSAVLTAIQGTGQNRPSETLLNTRDGREIAVEVTASRIVYRGHNCEVLAVRDLTERRQAEEMIEHLAHHDVLTDLPNRSLFDTRIRQALQMAERKNSEVALFYLDLDRFKAVNDIFGHAEGDRILRKVASILRRVADESDTIARLGGDEFAIIQPAGQQPAAAQKLAAAILDEFAAEMDTARDPTAVGVSVGIAIYPADGAAAEELCNNADTALYRVKHDGRGKVCFFDADMDKAARNRRQIESELRHAIIRNQIHVDYQPILDALSGEIGGYEALMRWNRPGHGLTEPDIFIPIAEESGSIVQLGEWVLQQACREAVRWPLPLMIAVNLSPVQFMLPNLCERIEAILAETGLAPGRLELEITEAALIRDRDRVMTTLLRLHKLGVHIVMDDFGTGFSSLSNLRSFPFDKIKVDRSFTGVLEHDAAARSIVRAIIGLGHSLGMPVVTEGVETEMQRRIVVEEGCTQVQGLLLGKPDIEPSIKLAAHENALTAQIETGAPSLRRAQCAGE
- a CDS encoding SH3 domain-containing protein → MKNLFVKIAAAGMLMLAPAIAQAAEGYSTANVNMRAGPSTRYPAVAVIPAGSSVEIRGCLSEVNWCDVEFYGGRGWVSGQYVQALYQQRRVYVGPQYYRPLGIPMIRFSVDNYWDRYYRNRDFYRDRDRWSRGPDYYYRDRDNRDRDRDRDNRDRDRNWRERDGDRDGRDRDRDWRDDNQRDDRQRDDRQRGERQRDDRRGDDRRPDRRNFDCRPGDPSCDE
- the polA gene encoding DNA polymerase I, which codes for MKKGDHLFLVDGSGFIFRAFHALPPLTRKTDGLPIGAVSGFCNMLWKLLRDARNTDVGVTPTHLAVIFDYSARTFRKDLYDAYKANRSAPPEELIPQFGLIREATRAFNLPCIETEGFEADDIIATYARQAEATGADVTIVSSDKDLMQLVSPNVHMYDSMKDKQIGIPDVIEKWGVPPEKMIDLQAMTGDSVDNVPGIPGIGPKTAAQLLEEYGDLDTLLERAAEIKQVKRRETILANIDMARLSRDLVRLRTDVPLDLDLDALVLEPQNGPKLIGFLKTMEFTTLTRRVAEACACDAGAIEPAIVRTEWGETARGPDLDAAEPEPVAGGIPDVSGESVPLPPRAKAKTAVEGAFSPADLANARAEAFATLPFDHSAYVTIRDLATLDRWIADARATGLVAFDTETTSLDAMQAELVGFSLAIADNTADPTGTKIRAAYVPLVHKNGVGDLLGGGLAENQIPMGDALPRLKALLEDEAVLKVAQNLKYDYLLLKRYGIETRSFDDTMLISYVLDAGTGAHGMDPLSEKFLGHTPIPYKDVAGSGKANVTFDLVDIDRATHYAAEDADVTLRLWLVLKPRLAAAGLTSVYERLERPLLPVLARMEARGITVDRQILSRLSGELAQGAARLEDEIYVLAGERFNIGSPKQLGDILFGKMGLAGGNKTKTGQWSTSAQVLEDLAAAGLELPRKIVDWRQLTKLKSTYTDALPGYVHPETKRVHTSYSLASTTTGRLSSSEPNLQNIPVRTAEGRKIRTAFISTPGHKLISADYSQIELRVLAHVAEIPQLTKAFEDGVDIHAMTASEMFGVPVEGMPGEVRRRAKAINFGIIYGISAFGLANQLSIERSEAGDYIKKYFERFPGIRDYMESRKAMARDKGYVETIFGRRINYPEIRSSNPSVRAFNERAAINAPIQGSAADVIRRAMIKIEPALVEVGLADRVRMLLQVHDELIFEVEDEDVEKAMPTIVSVMENATMPALEMRVPLRVDARAATNWDEAH